One Lysinibacillus fusiformis genomic window carries:
- a CDS encoding flagellar FlbD family protein has protein sequence MIELSRLNGKAFTLNALYIETVESFPDTTITLTTGTKVIVLQSEDEVRQKVTAFYKNIQILSNPHLRGEKDEE, from the coding sequence ATGATTGAACTATCACGTCTAAATGGCAAAGCATTTACATTGAATGCTTTATACATAGAAACAGTCGAATCTTTTCCAGATACGACCATTACTTTGACGACTGGAACAAAAGTCATTGTTTTACAGAGTGAAGATGAGGTGCGACAAAAGGTAACTGCCTTTTATAAAAATATACAAATACTATCAAACCCGCATCTACGAGGTGAAAAAGATGAAGAATAA
- the fliL gene encoding flagellar basal body-associated protein FliL has product MKNNKMLTMLIIVLVAIILIGVIAFVLFTQFNKPAASLEPTIDEVVETLVDVPEITTNLADKRVVRMTLKIQTTSKDAAAELTKRLYQTNNIAIEELSEMTLESLEGKQGKQMFQKALKTRLNELMQEGEIQQVYITSFITT; this is encoded by the coding sequence ATGAAGAATAATAAAATGTTAACGATGCTCATCATTGTATTAGTGGCCATTATACTTATTGGGGTTATCGCGTTTGTATTATTTACCCAATTCAATAAGCCAGCAGCATCACTTGAGCCAACGATTGATGAAGTTGTAGAAACACTTGTGGATGTGCCAGAAATTACAACTAATCTTGCCGATAAACGAGTTGTACGCATGACGCTAAAAATTCAAACAACAAGTAAGGATGCTGCTGCTGAATTAACAAAACGTCTGTACCAAACGAATAACATCGCTATTGAGGAACTTTCTGAAATGACGCTCGAAAGTTTGGAAGGTAAACAAGGTAAGCAAATGTTCCAAAAGGCTCTAAAAACACGATTAAACGAACTGATGCAAGAGGGAGAAATTCAGCAAGTGTATATTACCTCCTTCATCACAACTTAA